DNA from Elusimicrobiaceae bacterium:
CACCTTTTCGCTGTCAGACGCCAAAACGATATCGGCCTTTCCCGGCTTACCGAGTACAGAGGGGACGAGGATAGAAAACAGCTGACTGATAGTAGCGTTCAATATAATCACCTCCTACATATTAGCCAGGGCTTCGACAATACGATTCGTAATTACCCGGCCACAGTCATTATAAAAATCTTCATTACCGATAACGTTCCCGGCAATAGTAAGGTTTAAATTAATAACCGGCGCTGATTTTTGAACCGTTTTCGCTGCCAAATCATGAGGTATGATCTGAGAGCCACTGGGGAGCGTAATTAATTCGCCACGGTTACCCTCGTTAACATAAGTCTGGCCACCCTGGAAATAACTTGTACCGGTAGCGTTATGGGGAACGTCTTTACGTTCTTCCATTTTCCGCTGGTGGTAATTTACGATCGTGTCGATAGGATGAGCGATAAAATTTTTAAAATCAGTCCAGAGGCCTTTTAAACGATCTATACAGCTGGTAAATGAGGCGCTAATACTATCCCAAACACTTAAAACCGTATTTTTTATACTGCTCCAGGCCTCAGTAAACCAATTTCGTACAGCAGCCGTAGTTTCCCTGAAAAATGCAGTAATACGATCCCAGTTAAAGTACAGCAGCATAACGACAGCGATAATAGCCATGATAGCCAAAATAATTGGATTCGTTGCCATAATAGCATTTAAAATACCTATTGTAATCTGTACTGCCTTTATTGCGGCCTTAATTCGTAAAATAGCTCCAGCTATTAAAACCGTACCGGCAATAACCGCCGGAACAGAGAGGAGTATCTGAGATAACACCGGATGAGCCATTAAAAACGACACTATTTCAAAAACAGTATTTTTCCACCAGATAAAAGCATTTACAAGCGCTGTAACAAGAGATATACATTTATCTAAATCGGCCAGCGCTTCGGAGCCAAATAATTTATTTACCTCCTCTCGTAAAGCCGTTATAGGTTCTTTCCCGGAATTAATAGCCTCCTGTAATCCGGTAGCAAATTCCTCCACCTTATCTAAACTTTTAGAAAAATAATCCATTCCGGCGCCGATATTTAATGCTTTAGCCAGGGATCCACCGAAAGCAGTACTGATATTCTGTACTGTATCCTTAATATTATTAAACTTAGATACCAGAGTGTTTCCGACAGCGTCGGCGGCTCCTTTGGTTTTAGCCTGGATCGCTTTCATTGTCTGATCGGCGGTAACCTGGTGTTTTTTAATCATTTCGTCCAGTTCTTCCTGGGTAACGTGTAGATAGTCTTTTAAATAATTAAAAACACCAGGCAGCGAGTTACTAATCGCTTTTAAGTCGCCACGCTCGGCATACCCACGTCCGAACATCTGGATCAGCTGAGTATTAACCAGCCCGATTTGCTCCTCAGTCATGGATCCGGCGGCTGCCATATCAGTTAAAATTTTAATGTTTTCTTTAGCTACGTCCAAACTGGCTCCGGAAGCCGCCCAGCTCTTAGCGATATCCAGGGCTCCCTTACGAGACAAATCTGTTGTTTTGCCGATAACGGCAGCAAATTTATCTAAATCCTGAGCTTGTTTCTCGCCCAGCAAAAAGGATAAACCAGCCATTGTTTTCTCGTGCTCGGCATATTGTTTAACCACGCCGGCCCCGACGGCAGCGACGCCACTGGTTACAGCGGTAATAGCTGAAAATAAATATTTCGCAGCTCCGGCGGCACGAGAAAAGGAACTTGTCATAGCGCTGGACATTCCAACGGCTCCGTTTTGTGTTCGTTGCATAGCCCGAGCAGAACTATTGACGTTGTTTCTAACCTTACGTAAAGGGGCGCTGAACTTATCAACCAGAGACAGTAAGACATTAATATTTTTAGACGCCATTAGAGCCTCCTGTCTTTATTTCTTTCATAGCTTTTTCCTGGGCTTCTACATTTAACTCCATAGAGGCCCTTAAAAAAACTTTTTCTAAAAAGCTCAGACTTACGAGCTCACGTACGCTATATCCCTTTTCAAGATAATAGCTGAACATATTCAGCTCTCCGTCTGAGCGGATGAGTTTTTTACGTCATTCATAATCTCAGTAAAACCGTACATTGCCAAAATGGTTTCAGCCAGTTTTACGATTCCTCCGATATTATCGTCCAAGACAGCAACAACCACGTCGTAAGGCTCCGAGCAGTGATAAGCTTCCTGTAATTTCTTGTCATGGAACAAAGGAACACAAAGATAAATCAGCTGCTTATAAATATCAAGCGTTTTAGAGAAACTGATATCGTCTTTCTCTAATTCATCCAAAATATCGGAAACCTTAGATATCGGCTGTTTTACTGCTGTAATCGACATTCCAATCGCTGGGACGTCAATTTCTTTAATACCGTAACTATCACGTTCTTTTTGCAGTTTTCTTTCCAGCAGAGCCTCGAGCGTAGCTTTTTCTAACTTTTCTTTATTCATAATTTAATCCTCCTAAATAAAAAATCCCTGCCAAAAAATTGATAAATATCAATAAAAAATAAGCAGGGATTTGAGAATGGCTATTAATTTTTTATAAAATCTTATCCAGATAACGGAAACCGCCGGCCTTAAACGGAACAGATTCCTCGGAAACGGTGGCGTTCTCGAACTGCATGAGCGTGGCTTCGTCGAAAGTTACGTCGTAAATTTCCACACGTTCGGAACCGTTGGCGTCCGGATCTGCCAGGCGACCGACCAGTTTAATCGGCGGCATAGAGCCGGTAACCATTCCGTTAAGGATGAGATTAACGAGGTACGTATCCGTTTTGTGTACGACGATAGTACCGGCCAGCGAATATCCGAGATAACGCTGCTGTTCGCATAATTCGCCGTTAATCTCTACGGCTTCGTATTTCAAGGTAGCTTTGGCCTCAAAGCTCTTAACATTGGCCAGGCGTTTCCCCTGGGCCCAGAGGCGACCAAACGTACCACGCAAAATTTTATTAACAACTTCTGCCATGATTTAGCCTCCTCCCTTACTGCATTGTAATTCTGAAATGGAGATCCTCGATAGCGTCCAGGATCTTAATATCGCCGGCCAGGAACACAAACGATTTAAAGGACATTTCTTTGACTTTTTCTTCATCCCAGTCCTTAGCCTCGGTTTTGCCAATACCCAGCCAAGCCTCTCTCTGCGCTTCAACGTCAACATAAGCCATGTTATCATAATCCGGATCCAGGATTTCCTCCCGGGCCAGCTGCCGGAAATAACTGTTAACGGCACTGATAAACAGGCACTGGTTATCGTAAGAGTTTTTGTATTTACCTACGTAATATTCCTTAAAGGTTTCGTAAATATCCTCCAGGATAATATTCATAGCCTCTACAATAATAATCTTACGCATATCCTCGGTGTCGGTAGCTGTGAACGTAGTAAGCGTGTTAACGCCACGACCGATTTTGATAGTGTCCTCGTCTTTAAAGAAAACGATAAAGCCCTCGTTAATCCAGTAATCGATATCGTGCTCAGTCGTAACAAAGCTCATATCGACCTCGTCGATATCCTCAAATTCATAATACGTACAGCTGCGATTCATAGGCAGATTACACAGCACAGCAATTACACGGGGGAGATACATTTCCATATCTACCTGGGTATTGGTATCAATATCATGAACCCACTCGTTTTTAATGTTGATAACATATTTGCTGTCTGCAGTCGTAGCCCCGGCCACCAGGCCGATATATTTTTTACCGGCACTCTTAGCATTTTTGTTAATGATGTAATTAACGACAGACTGCTGCCAGTCGGAAACCACGGTACAAATGTAATTAAACTTAACGCCCTCCAGGGCTGTAGCCGCCGTAGAAAAATCCTCCGTAGCCGCCGGCACGATCAGGACATACACCTTATTAACCGGAACCATGAAAGCCCGTTTCAGAGCTTTCAGCAAATCTACGGAATAATCGCTGCTATCCATATCGCTTTCATACTTATATCTCCGTAAAACCGGAGTTTCGACCGAACCCTTAACGACGATACAGGCCGTACCACGTTCGGAACGCTGGATAGCGCTAACGGCTTTCTGGATAAATGTAATATCAATTACAGGTAATCCAATATTAGACACGTTATTACCTCCTTTAAACTAAAAATTATACTGCCTCGTCCTCATATTCCATATAAATAGCGCCGTTTTCATAACTAAACTCGACGTTTGAGCGATCATAACGGCTCGCTAATCTGGCATACAGATTTTCAAAACCGTCAATAATCAGTTCCGGAGGAATATCCTCTGCTTTTTCAACAGTCTGATAAACCAAATCGTCCTCGACAACCAGAGCAAACGGGAGAACATACTGATTAAAATCGTCGTTCTTCCACAAATGAAAATCAAGATTTTCCATGTAATAATCCGGATCCGATTCATCCGGCAACTGCTGAACGAGAACACTCGTTAACGTACAAAGGAGCGTTTTGTCAGCTTTATTAATGGTTATCGAGAGATTTTTTCCGGGAGTCTCATCAAAAGTAACATGAGCTACTATCTGATTGTTTTCGTCTGTTAACGGCAGCGGAACAGACAACAAGGCAAGTAATTTATTTTTTACATCTATCAAATCTAAGAAACCCTGATACCGATCCTCAGCAAAAAAGTAAATCTGTAAATCCGATTCCTCTTTTACATACTCAGTAGTCTGGCTGCTGCCTCGGATCTCATCAATATCAATGAAATAACTGGGCCGGGAAAAACCCTCGTCCAAATCTCTGTCGTTTACCGGATAAGCAGGAAAATGAGACTCGATTAACAGCGTCAAAGATTTGATTATATCTATTACAGATAAGATTTTTTGAGCCATTAATAAAACCCCTTTTTTAATAAGTCGTCCACAAATTTTTCACAAAGACTATCAAACTCGCCCGGAAAACGGTTTGCAACTTTACCGACTATGTGTTTACCGGTAACAAAATCTTTTTTCGGAGTCTGCTTTTTGGTTCTCCAGTCTATCATTTTGTGACCAAACTCGATTAAATGGGCGTGAGGAGCCTTATTATATACCCGAACCTGAAACTCACTCCCAGACCAGATATAGGGGCGACCTCGTCCGATTCCTTTTAACAGGTTACCGGTTTTCTTTTTAACAGTCTGCCGGTATTCTGCCCTGACTCGTGAGCGGAAAGCGTTACCGGTTCTACCCATAAACTTTTTAGCTTCGTTCGGATACGTCCTGGTAACGTGTTCCAACACGTTTTTATCAAAATCCGTCAGTTCATGAAAATCAAACTCGATCATAATTTCACCTCACAGAAAAGCTCGAGGCGCTCATGGTTCAAATTTGGATCCAAAATGTAAAGGATATCATACCTTACGCCCTGATACATAATCCACATATCCGGAGTAATATCGGTACGGTATCTGATTTTGACTTTGTGAGTAGTACGACTTAACGTAGTTTCAGCGGCCCGGCCAGATAACAGGCTGCCGGTTTGTGGAATGATAGCAGCGTAAAGCGTTTGATACAGGACAGGCTCGATCGGA
Protein-coding regions in this window:
- a CDS encoding phage head closure protein; its protein translation is MLRRTNQLSTELTKRVEVWHNVKSAEKNRLGQYPIEPVLYQTLYAAIIPQTGSLLSGRAAETTLSRTTHKVKIRYRTDITPDMWIMYQGVRYDILYILDPNLNHERLELFCEVKL
- a CDS encoding tape measure protein — protein: MASKNINVLLSLVDKFSAPLRKVRNNVNSSARAMQRTQNGAVGMSSAMTSSFSRAAGAAKYLFSAITAVTSGVAAVGAGVVKQYAEHEKTMAGLSFLLGEKQAQDLDKFAAVIGKTTDLSRKGALDIAKSWAASGASLDVAKENIKILTDMAAAGSMTEEQIGLVNTQLIQMFGRGYAERGDLKAISNSLPGVFNYLKDYLHVTQEELDEMIKKHQVTADQTMKAIQAKTKGAADAVGNTLVSKFNNIKDTVQNISTAFGGSLAKALNIGAGMDYFSKSLDKVEEFATGLQEAINSGKEPITALREEVNKLFGSEALADLDKCISLVTALVNAFIWWKNTVFEIVSFLMAHPVLSQILLSVPAVIAGTVLIAGAILRIKAAIKAVQITIGILNAIMATNPIILAIMAIIAVVMLLYFNWDRITAFFRETTAAVRNWFTEAWSSIKNTVLSVWDSISASFTSCIDRLKGLWTDFKNFIAHPIDTIVNYHQRKMEERKDVPHNATGTSYFQGGQTYVNEGNRGELITLPSGSQIIPHDLAAKTVQKSAPVINLNLTIAGNVIGNEDFYNDCGRVITNRIVEALANM
- a CDS encoding phage tail tube protein, which produces MAEVVNKILRGTFGRLWAQGKRLANVKSFEAKATLKYEAVEINGELCEQQRYLGYSLAGTIVVHKTDTYLVNLILNGMVTGSMPPIKLVGRLADPDANGSERVEIYDVTFDEATLMQFENATVSEESVPFKAGGFRYLDKIL
- a CDS encoding HK97 gp10 family phage protein; translation: MIEFDFHELTDFDKNVLEHVTRTYPNEAKKFMGRTGNAFRSRVRAEYRQTVKKKTGNLLKGIGRGRPYIWSGSEFQVRVYNKAPHAHLIEFGHKMIDWRTKKQTPKKDFVTGKHIVGKVANRFPGEFDSLCEKFVDDLLKKGFY